One genomic segment of Colias croceus chromosome 16, ilColCroc2.1 includes these proteins:
- the LOC123698619 gene encoding uncharacterized protein LOC123698619, whose amino-acid sequence MFINTKMLLRIFCKYVYYSGSGNFDYEDTFKESIFYKLYTVLSFSVYITMILFENFAAMFGKFPEVEKNSAVMFSAIHNIILAKMFFLLYHKNSIKKLNYEMATVMENIEVEHIMEEQYRKVKFGITFYAVSVYLSLGAYGIESLRKVISEGAPFYTVVTFLPFYDDDSILAAIIRAFFYMTWLYMMLPMMAADCMPIIHLIMMAYKFITLCHHYENIREDFDINVKTMNKRKAIHILKSGCLEGILMHQKLLRLAEEIHHVFGIIMSLQVCESSAVAVLLLLRLALSPHLDLTNAFMTYTFVGSLFFLLALNLWNAGEITYQASLLSNAMFYCGWHCCEMEKEAHKDIRQLVLIGCAQAQKPLILKAFGVQDLSYATFVSVARMTYSIFAVFYQRRD is encoded by the exons atgtttattaacACGAAAATGTTGCTGAGAATTTTTTGCAAATACGTTTATTACTCGGGCTCTGGAAATTTCGATTATGAAGATACATTTAAAGAGTCGATATTTTACAAACTATATACTGTGTTATCCTTTTCAGTATATATaacaatgattttatttgaaaatttcgcTGCAATGTTCGGAAAATTTCCTGAAGTGGAAAAGAATTCAGCCGTCATGTTCTCGGCTATTCATAACATCATACTCGCTAAAATGTTCTTCTTGTTATATCACAAGAATTCTATAAAGAAATTGAACTATGAAATGGCAACCGTCATGGAGAATATTGAAGTGGAGCACATTATGGAAGAGCAATACAGGAAAGTAAAATTTGGAATTACATTTTACGCTGTGAGCGTCTATTTGTCGTTAGGCGCCTACGGCATTGAGAGCTTGAGGAAGGTAATAAGTGAAG gAGCTCCGTTCTACACTGTTGTTACTTTTTTACCATTCTACGACGATGATTCAATTTTGGCAGCAATTATCCGTGCATTCTTTTATATGACCTGGTTGTATATGATGTTACCTATGATGGCAGCTGACTGTATGCCTATTATCCATCTCATAATGATGGCATACAAGTTTATTACACTATGTCATCATTATGAAAACATCCGGGAAGATTTTGATATAAACGTCAAAACCATGAATAAGCGAAAGGCAATTCACATTTTGAAATCTGGTTGTTTAGAAGGAATTTTAATGCACCAAAAATTATTACG CCTAGCTGAAGAAATACACCATGTATTCGGTATTATAATGTCATTGCAAGTTTGTGAAAGTTCAGCGGTAGCAGTTTTACTTTTGCTTCGTTTAGCG TTATCCCCTCACTTGGATTTAACAAACGCGTTTATGACATACACGTTCGTGGGCTCGCTATTCTTTTTATTGGCTTTGAACCTTTGGAACGCGGGTGAAATTACATATCAG GCATCATTACTTTCAAATGCGATGTTTTATTGTGGGTGGCATTGTTGTGAAATGGAGAAAGAAGCCCATAAAGATATAAGACAACTTGTTTTGATTGGGTGTGCACAGGCACAGAAACCTCTTATATTAAAAGCTTTTGGTGTTCAAGATTTATCCTATGCTACGTTTGTATCA GTGGCAAGGATGACATATTCCATTTTCGCCGTATTTTATCAAAGGAGGGATTAG